One window of the Mixophyes fleayi isolate aMixFle1 chromosome 6, aMixFle1.hap1, whole genome shotgun sequence genome contains the following:
- the CSGALNACT2 gene encoding chondroitin sulfate N-acetylgalactosaminyltransferase 2: protein MPRRGLYLQGRIRWLLVGLALVFSLMLLSYFLECAPPPEGNGSLGIAGEMYSKEYYQALLQEQEEHYKSRATSLKRQIAQLKQELQEMSDKLRLAHEKKLAFANGAGHQETKEQPSSDLLEFLHSQIDKAEVVVGAKLPSEYAVVPFESFNSMKVYQLEMGLTRHPEEKPIRKDKRDELVEVIEAGLEVINNPDEDDEEQENRGADKLLFSESDFVEGYYRTERDKGSHYELFYKKPESGNYHHITLFRPFGPLMKVKVETQDNSRTIVNFIVPLSSRTEAFAQFMQNYKDVCIQQDKRTYLTVVYFGENGLSEVQDILKNVESETDFHNYTLIPLKEEFSRGRGLEVGARAWDKGDVLLFFCDVDIYFTAGFLDTCRLNAEPGKKVFYPVVFSLYNPAIVYANLEAPPPVEQQLVHKKDSGFWRDFGFGMTCQYKSDFLTIGGFNLEVRGWGGEDVHLYRKYLHGELIVVRTPVPGLFHLWHEKHCVDELTPEQYRMCIQSKAMNEASHPHLGMLVFREEIEAHLRKQAFMTNIEPEA from the exons ATGCCCAGGAGAGGGTTATATCTCCAAGGCAGGATCCGATGGTTACTAGTAGGACTCGCTCTAGTTTTCAGTTTAATGCTGCTCTcctattttttggagtgtgcccCTCCACCTGAAGGAAATGGCTCTCTTGGGATTGCAGGAGAGATGTACAGCAAAGAGTACTACCAGGCCCTTCTTCAGGAACAAGAGGAGCATTATAAAAGCCGTGCAACAAGCTTAAAGCGCCAGATTGCCCAACTCAAGCAAGAACTCCAGGAAATGAGTGATAAACTGAGATTGGCACATGAGAAGAAACTTGCATTTGCTAATGGTGCTGGTCACCAAGAAACCAAAGAGCAGCCTTCTAGTGACTTACTTGAATTTCTACACTCACAAATTGACAAGGCTGAAGTTGTGGTAGGTGCAAAACTCCCTAGTGAGTATGCGGTTGTTCCCTTTGAAAGTTTTAATTCTATGAAGGTTTACCAGTTGGAAATGGGTCTTACACGCCATCCGGAGGAAAAACCAATTAGAAAAGACAAAAGAGATGAATTGGTTGAAGTTATAGAAGCTGGACTGGAGGTCATTAATAAccctgatgaagatgatgaagagCAGGAGAACAGAGGGGCTGATAAACTGCTATTCAGTGAATCTGATTTTGTTGAAG GTTATTATCGAACCGAGAGAGACAAGGGATCTCATTACGAGCTGTTCTACAAGAAGCCGGAGTCTGGAAATTACCATCACATTACTTTATTCCGACCGTTTGGTCCACTGATGAAAGTCAAGGTGGAAACACAGGACAACTCCAGGACAATTGTCAACTTCATTGTCCCACTGTCTAGCAGAACAGAAGCATTTGCACAGTTCATGCAGAACTACAA GGATGTCTGTATTCAACAGGATAAAAGGACTTACCTAACTGTGGTCTACTTTGGTGAAAATGGCCTATCAGAAGTTCAAGATATTCTTAAGAATGTAGAAAG TGAGACAGACTTCCATAACTACACCCTAATCCCACTAAAGGAGGAGTtcagcagggggcgtggcctggaggTGGGAGCTCGAGCCTGGGATAAGGGGGACGTGCTTCTTTTCTTCTGTGATGTTGACATATATTTCACTGCTGGCTTTCTAGACACATGCCGACTAAATGCAGAGCCCG GTAAGAAAGTTTTCTATCCTGTCGTCTTTAGCCTTTACAATCCTGCAATAGTGTATGCCAATTTAGAGGCACCTCCTCCTGTGGAGCAGCAACTG GTTCATAAAAAAGACTCAGGATTCTGGAGAGATTTTGGATTTGGAATGACGTGTCAATATAAATCAGATTTCCTGACTATTG GGGGTTTTAATTTGGAAGTCAGAGGTTGGGGTGGAGAGGATGTCCACCTCTACAGAAAGTATCTTCATGGGGAGTTGATTGTGGTGCGCACACCAGTGCCCGGCCTGTTCCATTTGTGGCATGAGAAGCATTGTGTGGATGAATTGACCCCAGAGCAGTATCGCATGTGTATTCAATCCAAGGCCATGAATGAGGCATCCCATCCACATCTTGGCATGCTGGTATTTCGGGAGGAAATTGAGGCCCACTTGCGCAAACAAGCATTCATGACAAATATTGAGCCAGAGGCTTGA